The nucleotide window AGGGGACGGCAGATCATCTTCGGGATCGGTCACGTGTGGCGCTCCGCGGTCGTTGGGCTCCCGAGATGACGCCCGCGCCGCAGCGCCGTTTCGCACGCCCGGCGTAATCGGTCAGCCGGGCCGTTCGCTGTTAACGTCTGCGTGGCATTCGGGCTCCTGATTCATGGTCCGGTTGCGGGCGCCTTTTTGCGCCGCGCAAACAGGACTGTCTGTGCCACAAGAAACAAGCACAAAATACTGGATCGTGAATGGCGCCCGCGGTGTCTGTCGATCAGTCATCGGTTGAAATCAGGGCTCATCGTTCGGCACCGAGGGCTTCGGCTTGCGGCGTCTCTCGCCGGCCCCGACGAGCCGTTCCGGCGTGTAGTCGGCGAGCCGCTCCTCGCGCCCGCCGAGGTAGTCGAGCAGCACCGGGCGCACGTGGTGCGTCCACACCGCCGCCAGTTTATCGTGATCCAACTCGGGCACCATGAAGAAGCTGTGCCCGATCTGCCGGTCCGGCCCGAGGTCGCGGGCGAGCCGGCGGTTCAGTTCCTCGAACAACAGCACCACCCGCGGGTTGAACGTCGGGTCGGTCGGTTCGGCGTCGGCGCGGGATTCGAGCCACGAGGCGAGCACCACGGCGTCCGCGGGCATGTCCACGAACGAGAACCGCCGCCGCAGCGCGTGGTCGAGCGACACCGCCGAGCGGTCCAGCGGGTTCATCGTCGCGAGGACGAACACGTTCTCCGGCAGGCGGAACTCGCGCCGGGAGTACGGCAGCGTGATCGCCTGGTCGCGATACTCCAGCAGGTACAGCAGTTCGCCGAAGATGCGTGAGACGTTACCGCGGTTCAACTCGTCCACGATGAGGACGTGCGGCTCGCTGGGCCGCGCGCGGGCCTGCTCGGCGAACTGGCACAGCAGCCCGTCCTCCACGGGGAACGCGATCTCGCCGCGTGCGCTCCCTTCAACCGGCCGCGCCCGGATGCCCTCCACGAACTCTTCGTAGCTGTACGAGGGGTGGAACTGGACCAGCCGCACGCAGTCGGCTCGGTCGCCCGCCAGCAGCCGCGCCAGGCACCGGGCGACGTGCGTTTTCCCGGTCCCCGGCACGCCCTGGAGCACGAGCTGCCGCTTCAACCGCAGCAGGCCGAGCACGCGGTCGAGCCAGACTTCCGACAGGAACGTTTCGCGGTGGAACGACGCCGGGTCGTAGGGCGGGGCGCCGTCCGGGGCTCCGGCCCGGCGCGAGAGCAGCGCCCGCGGGTCGCCCTCGGCCGCGCAGGCGAACGCCGGCAGCAGCCGGTCGAAGGTGAGCAGGATTTCGCCCGTCAGGTCCTCGCGGCGCAAGAGCGGCGACTCGGACGGCAGCCGCTTGCCGATCGCCAGCGTTTTGTGAACCGCCCACGCCCGTAGGTCCGCGGCCGACCGCACCGCGACTTCGGTCGTCAGGTCGTCGTCCGTCCAGAATCGGCACTCCGCGAACACGTTGCCCGTGTGGAGCGCGCGGAAGATTGCGTCCGCGTGTTCCTGGATGTTGCGGCGGAACTGCTTGCCCGCTTCGCGCGCCGAGCGGCCCAGGTGGAACCCGTAGTGGACTCCATCGTCCGCGACCCGAACGAAGAACTGCGCGTCCGCGCGCTTGTTCGCCAGGGCCTTCCGGTAGAAGGTGATCCACTGCACCGGCTGGTAAGGGCCGCCGCGCCCGAAGTCGTTCTTGCAGATGCTCGTGACCGCCCGCCCGCTCCGCGCGTCGCACTCCAGGTCCCAGCCGTGCTCGCGGTTCAGGACCGGGTGGATGTACCGCTCCGCGACGGCCTCGCACAGCTCCACCAGCGGCTCGCGCAGCACGAACTGGTAGCGGTCGCGGTGCTCGGCCATCCAGTCTTTGGCGTTGGCTTCGGCCAGTTCGCCCAGGAACGCGAACGTGTCCGAGCAGAACCCCGCGAACCCGTCGCCGCCCGGCTCGGGGCACCGCGCGTCCGCGACGGCGGTCACCACGTCGGCCAGTTCGAGCGGGTGAACTTTGAAGCGGTCGCGCAGCACCGCGGAAACCTCGCACCAGAGGGCGGCGCGATCGTTTTCGGGCAGTGCGGGGAGGTACGCGTCGTCGAGGGCGGGGAGGGCGGTTTCCCAGCGCCCGTCCGGAAATGCCGTTCGGAACGCCCCGAACGCTGCGGGCGAGTCGCCGGCGGCGCTTGCGGCTGCGAACTCGCGGACCGCGTTGAGGCACTCGTCGGGGGTGGACCGCATCCGGTGGGCGAGCGGCACGCGGGTGCGCACCTCCCGCACGGCCTGCTCCACACGGCCGGGTGTCGCGGCCCACGCGAACGCGCCATCGGGGACGGAACCGGTCGGGAACTCGCGGCCACGGGTACGCGACACCCGCTCCAGAAACTGCCCGACCTCGAACGGGGGCAAGTCCGGGGCGTGCCGGCGGACCGCATCGAACCCGCGACTCACGGCCTCAAATCGCGCGCGGACATCCGCTCCGCCGTCGCGAAGCATTCCCAGCCTTTGGAGCCCGGTTTCCGTAGCCGGGCACCACACCGGACCGGTATCGGGATCAATGCGACTGAGTATCGCGGACCAGAACGCCGGCCCGAGTCCCGGGAGGGTGTACACCCCACCCGGTGTCAGACAGTGCGCCAAACGGTCCGGGAGCGGATCGCTCGCGCGCACGAGGTGGTTCAGCGCGTGCCGGATCAATCGCACCCGCTGCGACACAAGTTCGGGGCGAAATAGAATCGGTTGTGTCGTGCGGATAAAGGTGTCGAGGGCGGTCGCCAATTCTTCGTCGGTGGCACTGTCGAGAAACCGGACGTTGAGACGAGCCGGCGCAGACGCGAATGGAGCCACTCCTCGGGCCGCGCGAAACGCGGTCAGAAGTGGAGCCAAGGGTAACACACGTAATCGAAACCCGGACGACATCTTACAACGTCTCGCGAAGCGAGGAACGGGGTAGATCGTATCAGATTTGAGTGCTGCTGAAGAGGTGGGTTTCGACAAAGAGACGTGAACTTGGCAGAAACAAAAAAGTCCCGCCGGAGGTCACTACAGCGTCGCCCATTCACTGTAGGTACCAACCGGCGGGACAAAGGAATAATACACCGGCTTTTTTCAGAGGCAAGCTGACTGTCTGTTTTTTCGGCGGATCGCGGCCTCGTGTCCGAAAAGCCGACACCGCTAACGCCCAGTACGGCCTGGATTTGGACGCTTGCCAAATATCTAAACAATAAGATCGATGTGCCGCATGATGTCGCCCGTTGCAGCCATGCGGCGCATATCATGGTGTAAGATAATAGTTAACTTGGACTTCATACGATCTGCACCGCTAACGAACCGTCATCGTGTAGAAATAGTGTGATATTAGACGCCCGAGAGGGGAGCTCTCCGTGCTCGATGCCATCGTGATCTCGGACATCCACCTCGGCAGCGAAAACTGTCAGGCCAAGTACCTCGCTCACTTTTTACACACCGTGCGCCGCGGCGATCTTAAAGCCCGGCACCTTGTCCTTAACGGCGATGTCTTCGATTCGATCGACTTCCGCCGGCTGAAGAAGAACCACTGGAAGATTCTCTCCGAGCTACGGAAGCTCGCTGACGAGATGGAAGTGGTTTGGATCAACGGCAACCACGACGGCACCGCCGAGGTCGTTTCTCATTTGCTCGGGGTCCGCTGCGCGGACGAAACGGTCGTGGAGAGTGGCGGGCGGAAGATCCTCTTCCTGCACGGGCACCGGTTCGACGAGTTCATTACCCGCTACCCGTTCATCACCTGGGTGGCGGACCGGGTGTACAACTTCCTCCAGAAGATCGACCAGTCACACACGTTCGCCAAGTTCGCCAAACAGCGCAGCAAGACCTTCCTACGCTGCACCCAAAAGATCGAGGCCGACGCGGTCAAGTACGCCGCCAAGCGGGGGTGCGACGTGGTGTGCTGCGGGCACACTCACCTTCCCGTCGCGAACGAGACCGGGCCGATCCGGTACTACAACAGCGGGTGCTGGACCGAGAAGCCCTGTCACTACCTCACGGTCGTGAACGGCGTTGTCAACGTGTGCTCGTACACCGAAGAGGTGTCCGACGAGGTTCTCAACATGGTCGATCCGCCGGCCCTGGCGCCGGCGGTGCTGGCTTCGGTCGCGTGAGCTACCGTGTCTCTTCCGACTCGGGCTCCGGTGCGACGATTTCCTCTACCACCGGTTTCGTCGGGTCGATCACGAGCCAAGTTAGCACCCCCAACCCGTACACCACCGCGTACATCGTGAAGCACGTCACGTAGCCCGTTCCGCTGACGACATCGACTTCCTTACCGTCCACCATCTGCTTCACGGTGTAGGTCTCGAGGATCAGGCCGGTGATGAGGTTGCCGAGGGCGGCGCCGAGGTTCCCGACCATGTTCATCGCCCCGGACACGATCGCGGAGTACCGGCGCCCGATGTCCTGCGCCGTCGCCCACGACGGCCCCATGATGAGGTCGTTGGTGAACCCCACCAGGATCAGGCACCCGGCGAACACCCACAAGTTGCCGCCGGTGAACGCCGCTGCGGCGGCGTAACAGCACCCCGCTAGCCCGTAGCCCAGCATCCCGTAGATGCGCCGCCCCCACTTCCGATCGCCCGTTCGGCGGATATAGCGGTCGGTCAGCAGCCCGCCGAGCAAACAGCCCGCCATTCCCACGAGCAACGGCGCGCCGCCGAGTAGCGCGAGGAGCAATTTCCCGCCGTCGGTCGCGTTTCCCGATGGGAACTGATCCTTGAGCGTTTTCGGCAGGTAGTACATCAGGAAGTACCAGTTGAAATTGGTCACCGTGTACATCGCGCAGAGGGCCAGCACGTTCCGGTTGGTGAAGATGCGGCCCCATGGCACCGCTTCGTTCACTTGCGTTGCGCCCTTTCCGGCGTTGATGAGTTCGTCCTCGGCCGCATTCACGTCCGGGTGTTCGGCCGGGCGGTTGCGGAAGGTCGCGTAGAACGCCACGCACCACAGAGCCGCGACTGCCGCGAACACGCCCAGCGCTTGCCGCCACGTCAGCCCGCCGATCACCACCAGCAGCACCCACACGAAGGGCGTGAGCCCGCCCATGAGGCGGGCCGACATCCACACAAGTCCCTTCGCGCTCCCCCGCTTGTCTTCCGGGAACCAGTTGTAAATCGCCTTCGAGATGTTGGGGAACGCGCCGGCCTCGCCGATGCCGAACAGGAACTGCATCGCGACCAGCACCCCGAACCCGATCACCACGATTTCGGTGCCGGGGAGGGCGTAACCCGCGAACGCGGTCAGCCCGACGAACAGCGAAAACCACGCAACGACCCGCAGGAGGGTGATGCGCGGGCCGAACCGGTCGCCCATCCACCCCGCCGGGATTTCAAAGAGGGCGTAGGCGATCTGAAACGCCACGAGGACGAGGTAAAACCGCTTCTCGGGCTGCCCGACGGCGGCCATGAGGTCGCCCTTGGCGCTGCCGTACATGGCGCGGTCGAGGTAGGTAATCATCGCGAGCAGGCACAACAGGAAGAGCATTCGGTAGCGAACGGTCGTCGGCGCGGCAGGCAGCGTGGCGCTCATTACTGGCGGACTCGGGGAGGGCAGGGGAGAAAGCGCCCAATGTAGCCCGGCACGCGGGTTGCGCGAAACGAAAACTGGTTGCCGCGAACGGGCGACGCGGGGTACGATCGTCACAACCGCGCGGCGCCGGGGCGGAGCTAGCGTCAACTGCGGCGTAACGCCGCGGGTGGTTTGTAACGCCGAGCAGTTCGAGTTGAGTCCTACGGGCATTCCCAGGTGTAATGCCCGTGGGACTCGTGCCACAGAACGAGAGTAGCCCCCCGCGCCGCGCGAGCGTCAAAACGCCGACTGGCCGGAGCCACGTGGGTTCCGGCCCGTCGGTGTGTTTATCCTCAGCTACGGCTTCTTCGGATCTGGGGCCGGCACCACGTTGACCTTTCCCTGCGCCACCACGACCGAAAACGACTGGGTGTCGGCTTTGCAGTTCAGTTTCCCGCTCCAAACGGGCCTCTGCGGGCTGGTCACCTCGTAGACCTCGTAGCTCTTTTCTCCGGCGGTGTTCTGAAACTCCCGGAACGACTCGCCGCCGAGCAACTTTGTTGGTTTCCCGCGCACCGGCTTCCCGTTTATGAACGTCACTTCTTGAACGACGAGCGCCTTGTTCGTGTCGTTCTTGATGGTGACCCACCCGGCGTCGGCGCAAGTTGCCACGGTCGCGGTCACGAGGACCGCCGCGGCAAGCGCGTACAGTTTGGAGCGGATCGCGAACATGGGGCAGCTCGGTCTGACACCGGGACCGACCGCGGGTCTAGATAACCCACGGTTTCTCCCCAACGAACGCGGCGTCAGACCGTGCTTGCGCAGACAATCGCGAAAAAGAGTCCGATCTCGCTAACTCACGCCGCGGTGCGGGGTTCGGGCTTGCCCTGCCGTGCGTTTTGGTCAAATTCCCGCACCACGTCCACCGCAAATTGGATCGCGGGACCGGTCCACTCGACCATGTTGGCGGTGTAGCCTGCTTTCACTCCGGCCTGAGTGACGTGCGCGAGTAACGCGCCGACCGGGCACAGCTTTTGAGACGCAAGTTTCGCATCGTACTCGCGCAACCGGCGGTGCAACTCCTGGCCGTTCGTCGGCAGATTGACCGGCTTCCCAGCGTCCGCTTTTGCCCCTTCAGTTTTGTGTACGTCTGGGTTGGTGGGTTCGACTTTGGGCACCGCGGTGTTCGGTTGCACCGCGGCGACTGATGGGACCGACGGCTTTGGGGGCGCTTCGGGCTTGGGCACATCCTTCTTCGGTGCGGGCGCGACAACCCCAACGGGCGCCACGTTTGCAGACTGTGATTTTGCATTCGGGAGTGCCCAGGCCGGGAGCGGCGGCGGTTGAACAATTTGCTTCTTCACCGAGTCATAATCGACCCAGGCCGCGGACAACCGGTAGAGGTATCGGCCGATGCCGAATTTCACAGCGGCGCGCTTGAGCGCGTCGCTGAACGCCGCCTT belongs to Gemmata obscuriglobus and includes:
- a CDS encoding McrB family protein; its protein translation is MLRDGGADVRARFEAVSRGFDAVRRHAPDLPPFEVGQFLERVSRTRGREFPTGSVPDGAFAWAATPGRVEQAVREVRTRVPLAHRMRSTPDECLNAVREFAAASAAGDSPAAFGAFRTAFPDGRWETALPALDDAYLPALPENDRAALWCEVSAVLRDRFKVHPLELADVVTAVADARCPEPGGDGFAGFCSDTFAFLGELAEANAKDWMAEHRDRYQFVLREPLVELCEAVAERYIHPVLNREHGWDLECDARSGRAVTSICKNDFGRGGPYQPVQWITFYRKALANKRADAQFFVRVADDGVHYGFHLGRSAREAGKQFRRNIQEHADAIFRALHTGNVFAECRFWTDDDLTTEVAVRSAADLRAWAVHKTLAIGKRLPSESPLLRREDLTGEILLTFDRLLPAFACAAEGDPRALLSRRAGAPDGAPPYDPASFHRETFLSEVWLDRVLGLLRLKRQLVLQGVPGTGKTHVARCLARLLAGDRADCVRLVQFHPSYSYEEFVEGIRARPVEGSARGEIAFPVEDGLLCQFAEQARARPSEPHVLIVDELNRGNVSRIFGELLYLLEYRDQAITLPYSRREFRLPENVFVLATMNPLDRSAVSLDHALRRRFSFVDMPADAVVLASWLESRADAEPTDPTFNPRVVLLFEELNRRLARDLGPDRQIGHSFFMVPELDHDKLAAVWTHHVRPVLLDYLGGREERLADYTPERLVGAGERRRKPKPSVPNDEP
- a CDS encoding UDP-2,3-diacylglucosamine diphosphatase, coding for MLDAIVISDIHLGSENCQAKYLAHFLHTVRRGDLKARHLVLNGDVFDSIDFRRLKKNHWKILSELRKLADEMEVVWINGNHDGTAEVVSHLLGVRCADETVVESGGRKILFLHGHRFDEFITRYPFITWVADRVYNFLQKIDQSHTFAKFAKQRSKTFLRCTQKIEADAVKYAAKRGCDVVCCGHTHLPVANETGPIRYYNSGCWTEKPCHYLTVVNGVVNVCSYTEEVSDEVLNMVDPPALAPAVLASVA
- a CDS encoding MFS transporter: MSATLPAAPTTVRYRMLFLLCLLAMITYLDRAMYGSAKGDLMAAVGQPEKRFYLVLVAFQIAYALFEIPAGWMGDRFGPRITLLRVVAWFSLFVGLTAFAGYALPGTEIVVIGFGVLVAMQFLFGIGEAGAFPNISKAIYNWFPEDKRGSAKGLVWMSARLMGGLTPFVWVLLVVIGGLTWRQALGVFAAVAALWCVAFYATFRNRPAEHPDVNAAEDELINAGKGATQVNEAVPWGRIFTNRNVLALCAMYTVTNFNWYFLMYYLPKTLKDQFPSGNATDGGKLLLALLGGAPLLVGMAGCLLGGLLTDRYIRRTGDRKWGRRIYGMLGYGLAGCCYAAAAAFTGGNLWVFAGCLILVGFTNDLIMGPSWATAQDIGRRYSAIVSGAMNMVGNLGAALGNLITGLILETYTVKQMVDGKEVDVVSGTGYVTCFTMYAVVYGLGVLTWLVIDPTKPVVEEIVAPEPESEETR
- a CDS encoding Rad52/Rad22 family DNA repair protein, giving the protein MSTEAAMPRDPRVVALTAALADPFEPRDVKFKPQMVKNNRCLAMAYVDARLIQDRLDDVLGVEHWEDVYEILPDGSVMCKLRCKIGDNWITKTDVGSPSEQPDLGDRLKAAFSDALKRAAVKFGIGRYLYRLSAAWVDYDSVKKQIVQPPPLPAWALPNAKSQSANVAPVGVVAPAPKKDVPKPEAPPKPSVPSVAAVQPNTAVPKVEPTNPDVHKTEGAKADAGKPVNLPTNGQELHRRLREYDAKLASQKLCPVGALLAHVTQAGVKAGYTANMVEWTGPAIQFAVDVVREFDQNARQGKPEPRTAA